The genomic region GTCGTCCTCCAATGACGTCCCAACGCTCAAAATTCTTCTCATAGGGGCATCGTCGGTAGGCAAGTCGTCGTTGCTCCTGCGCTTCACAGACGACGAATTCCTCTCGCCGGAAGAGACCACTGCGACGATCGGCGTCGACTACCGAATCAAAGGCATCGAAGTGGGTGGAAAACGATTCAAATTGTCCATCTGGGATACTGCGGGCCAAGAACGATTTCGTACGCTCACATCCAGCTACTATCGTGGTGCTCAAGGTGTTATTATCACATACGATGTTACTCAACGAGACACGTTCGACGCTCTTCCAACGTGGTTCAACGAGCTGGAGACGTTTACCACTAGTGACGACGTGGTGAAAGTGATTGTAGGAAACAAAGTGGACAAGGAGTTCTCAAGAGTGGTCACCACAAAGGAAGGGCAAGAGTTTGCGGAAAAGATGGGGTGTTTGTTTGTAGAATGTAGCGCGAAGAAAGGGGTGGGCGTGAATGGCGCTTTCGACGAACTGGTGAATCGGATCATCTCGACCCCGAGCTTGTGGCAAAAAACGGCACCAGGCGAGAGACGCCCAGGCGACAGGATGCCAGGTGGCGCGCCAGCTGCTCATGCAGCCGACAGCAGTCGAGGCAACATCTCGTTGACAGATCCCACTGGCTATGTCGGATACGGCTTGGGCGTTGCCAGAGATAGCTGCAGTTGCTGATCTTGTCTTGTTTGCCAAACCACACACACGCAGCCTCTTCTCGGATCGTCCTTGTCCGAGTTCCAGCACTACCCACACTGCCTCCCCCTTCTCTCTCCACTCATGTAGATAGTCTAGTCTCGCATCTCATTCTTCGTATATACCAGCTATGCCTCACCTGATCGAATCCCCCCTTAGTCAGTGTGCGAAAAGTGTCTACACTCAGTCACACCCTCCACTCATGACTTGGTGCCGCGCAGAAGACCAACGGATTCCCAACGAACCTACATACAGAAAACAAAAATGTGATCCATGCAATATGAGACAAAGAGTGTGAATTTGATGTTGACTAAAAGAAAGGAAAACGAGAGAGGGTTACGTTACTTGTTGCGCTTGAATCTGCGGAAGAAGCCGCTCTTGCTGACGGAGCTGGCCGCCTTACCAGAGATGGCCGGGGGTGGAGCGGTGGGGACGCTGATGGTGGTCTGGCCTTGTGCGGGTGGAGCGACGGGGACCGGCGGCATTTCTGGCCGGTCCTTGCTGTCTAGAGCATTGAGGTTCGATGCTGTGAGCGGCGCAGGGACGGTAGCAGCGGTagcgccagctcgagtGCCAGTCGGTGTGTTGGCAACAGGAGCTGCACTCGCAGCAGTCGGAGCACCCGATGGAAGAGCGCTTCCACTGACCACAGAATCAGGCGCAGTCACCGAGTACATCGACGTAGATGGTActgcttggctcgctcCGACGCCTACCGACGACCCTGGTGCTTTGGCAGTGTACAGCGTCGATGAGATCGGGCCTGGTGCTGTAGGCACGTATCCGATCGAGGGTGGCGGAGCCACAGGAGCAACGGTAGCCGCAGCATTGCTGGATGCACTTGCCTTGGCAGCTGACGTCTTCTTGGATGCTGATCGCACCGAGCCAGTATCACCGGCCGTCTTTTTCGTCTTTGGCTTGACAGTTCCCATTGCTTCCGCCCAATCTCGACTAGCAGACCCGAACGCCTTACGTGCGCTCGAATagccgtcgtcgtcggcatcctcctcgtcgctgctgctgtccaCCGTATCACGAACACGGCTggtccagctcgtcgtctgtCGGCCACCGCCAAGATCAATAGGGCCAGCTTCCTTAGTTGCCTTGGCCGGCGccggaggaggaggagcaatGCGGCTGCTTAGCTGTGAGCCGCGAGCAGCGATTGGATCTTTGCCACTGTGTTCGGTGCCGCGGGGCGTCTCTACATCGGTTGGCGTGTCAGGAGGAAGCTTGACATCGGGCGCCATGCGAACGCTCTTTCGGCGGCTGACCACGCTGCCATTGTCGCTGGGCGCCTTTGCCATGGCCAACGAGGAGGCATTGTTCGCTTTCATCGGGGAAAGCGACGCCACCGCCAGAGCAGGTGCAGCGCCGGCGACAGGGGTGCCAGAGAGGCCTTGCAAGCTTGCATCAGGCTGATGCGTGGGATCAGCTAGAGCCGAGGAGGCTTGTACTTGCAAAGCCTTCTGTGCCCCTTCCTCGGCGTCGTAAGAAGGCTTGATGGGCGAAGCTTCTTCGGAAGAAGTGTCGCTCACCTCGGGCGCACCTGTACCATAGACACGGCTAGGCTCGATTTTGACCTTGCGATCCGTCAACCTGGCGACACCGtcggcttgcttgactCCAAGAGGCGTGGCATTGGCAGATCTTTCGATCGACGGAGACTGGCCGTGCTCTTGAATAAAGGCTTTGTACGTTTGCTCGGCGCCTGGCGTCAAAAATACTtcgtcagcagcgcttTCATTCGTCACAGCGGAGCCGCGGCGTGAGCCGTCAAACGAGACCGAGAACGGTTCGGAGCTTGGCATCTCAAGCTTGGGCATAGCCACCTTGGGCTGCAGGGCGATGGACTTTGCATCCTGTACGGCACTTTGTGCCTCACCAGCACCGACAGGAACGTCAAGTCGGCCAGTGCCGTCAAAGCCTTTATCCTCTTCGATGCTGAGCACCGACTgtggcgctgctgatcTGACTGTCCCAGCGGTTTCAACCGGGGCGGCGACCTTTGCCGTGATCGACGGCTGTTTCACGGCGGGCTGCGAAGCTGCAGGTGCCTgagcagcggctgctgttgctgcccTCTGCTCTTCCACAGCAGGCTTCGACGGAGCTACAGTCTCTGGAAGAGGTGTCGAGGTGACGGGCGCTGGTGCCTTCGGGATGGGCCCCATCTTGGGTTGAGGGGTAGGCTCAGCTCTGATACTCTGAGTAATATCATGGCGGAGTGCAGATTTGATCGGAGCTCCCGGGGTACCCAGCGTTGCTGTGGGAAGAGTAGCGGCCGACTTCTTTGTGGGCGACAGGGGGGTCGCTTTGGCACTGGCGGTGCTGTTGCTACGGCTGAGAGCTGGGGTCTTGAGTGCCGACTTGAGCGGCGGCTTTTGGCTAGCCGACGACATGACTGAAGGGGGGCGCGAAGTGTTTCCAGCGGCAGGAGTAGCTGGAAGGGGCGCCAGCGAAGGGGGAGCagttgatgctgctgctggcgtaGTGGCAGCCGGCTTTTCCTTGGGGGCGGCCGTTTTAGGAACGACACCCGCCATGGCCACCGCTTCGTAAGCGGTCATCTGACTTGCTGGTTTTTTGATCCACGAGTCGGCACCGTACTTGCCGGCATTGGGGTTGAAAATGTTGCCACCGACAAGACCGGTGCTGGCGATGCTAGCGCGattcttcttcttggagCTGGTGGATTTCAGGGTGGAGCTGCGCGAGagagctggacgagcacTCGTGTCAGCGGCTGCCACGTTGCCATGCAGAGACGAAAGATCGCCTGAGACAGTGTAGCTGGCCGAAGGGCGCGTGGGGGCAGTACCAACCTCGCTACCGGCCTGAGGAcgtttcttcttctttttcttggtgGCAGTAGTTGTGCTGTCAGCTCTGTCAATAGGCTTGTTGGGGGTGGCGCCGCCAAtgccgccgccgacgaCCGAAGcgcggatgcgctcgatctcggcttgctctgcttcgTGGACTCGATTGCTCTTTGGACCGGGCAAGATGCGAGAGATGGGCTTCTTACCGCCGACATCGCTGTTGGCATTCGCCTCCCAGCCTGGACGCTGTTGGTTGACGTTGCGGAAGACCTCacgctcgtcctcttcgtctgAGCTGTCGGGCTCTGCACGTCGAAGTGAGGTGAAACGGCGTCGCTCGTTCtcttgctcgacgttgGCCGACGTACGAGTGTTccagccgccgccgccgctgtGTGATTCGTCCTCAGCGAGGGCGCCGTTGCGGATGTCAGTTTTGAAGAGGCGGCTCATCTTTCCGATGAGCGAGTTGCTCGACTTTCGCTGGTGGCCATAGCCACCTTCGGAATCGATGCTGCGTCGTGACATGGAGTACCGCGGAGGGCTGTACGGGGCACCCCCACCTTGCTGGCTGCTCCAGGATTGGGCGTTGGCGGGGTTGAAGCCCTTGTCGGTGCTGGTGTCCTGGCTGTGACCGCGAACGTGATTGACATCGAATCGAGGTGCAGTGGGCACGGCAGGCATGGGCACACGCCCggcagcgtcgtcgtccttgcGCGGCGGAGGGGGAGGCGCGGAACCGTTGACAGGCGCTTGGGGGATGAAGGAGTCGTGCGTGTCTGCTGCTACGCCGAGTTCATGCGGAGCAGGCATACGTAAACGAGGCTCGATGAACGCACGGCGATAGTCTTCTTCGCTATCGGTGTCCGAAGGCACACCGTCGTGCTCCTCGACGTCTTCAAAGTGCGAAGTGTAGCGCTGGCCGAGTGGGATGTGCGAGCGGTCGTGATCGATGACCTGGCTTGCGGATTGGGATGGCGTGACGGATGCTCCGTCGAAATGCTGTGGATGACGATGGGCGTGACCTGTTGAGTGAGAGCAACGGGAAGGCAAGATAGAGGTGGAGCGAACATGCGAATGCGGATGGCAAGGTGGGGTGACAGACGGTGCACAAAACATGCAGAGGCGAGAGCGGAGCAGTCGATCCGATTGAAAGTAATTATAAATTTGGCATCCGTGCAGTCGAGGCGCAGATCGGGGCGAAAGTAAATAGGCGAAATAGGCGAAATCCAGGTGGAGATGGCCGAGGAAAATCACGGCAAATGCAAAATCGTGTCAGCGTCCGCGGTCAGGAGAAACACCGAGAGGATCGAAGAGGTCGGAGTTGATAGATCGGTCAACAGCAAGCCAGAAGGCCACCAAGGCCATCACCTGCAAGAAGGCACTTTCCTGGGAAGGAAAGAACGCAGCGACATAGCCATATAGCGACACACAATGCAAGCACGGCAACTTACCTTGAAGATGCTTGTGGAATTGACCTTGTTCGTCACGGGTGAGATTGGCGCCGTCGCCAGCGACAGGGGAGCCGTGAAGGCCATATTCGTCGGCGTAGGCGTTCTGCGGGGGTAAGCCGGGTGCGCCATTCTGCTGAGCGGCGTAGTAGCCTTGTTCGAGCGCCTGGTTGTCGTAAGCGCCCGTCTCGATGCCCGCATCAGCGTACATGCTTTCGTACTGACCGCCGCCAGTGGCCTGGAGCAAGGGACCGTGGGTGTCAAaatcgtcgagcagcagaatcGCCTCCTTGGCTGCTTCAACAGTGGCAGCACCGGCGTCACCCATGGTTTTCATGCGCATGGTGAGCGCTTCTTTGAAGGTGCGTCGCTTGACACCTACCAGAGCGGCTTCTTCGCTGGCAAGCACCTGTTCGCATGCGTGCAATTCGCGCTGAGCTGCATTGACCTTGTCCATCTTGTCCTCTTGGCTGACGCCTGAATCCTTCTTGGATACTTTCTTCTTGCTAGCCTTGATGAGGCGGCCGACGAGGATATCGCGGTCGCGTACGACGGATCGAATGCTCTGTTCGCGATCGAGCACATCTTTGAGCGCGCTGCGGTAGCCTTCGAGAGCTTGAACGTGAGTACGCTGGGCATCTGCCACGGTTCCGAGGATCTCGGAGAGCGCTTGGGCTGCTTTCGAGATATCCGGAGCTTCCGAGGTTCCCCAGGCTGCGAGCGCACTGGCAGCTGCATAAGCAGAGATGGACGAAGCGGCGAGGTTATCGATGTAGCTCTTTTCGCCCTTGATGAGGTTTTGGAGCAACCTCGAGTCGGTGGGGTGCGGCCGGGACAGATTGGAGTGAATGGCCTGCGGCGCGTACGACATGATGGGCTAATTTCAGACAGCAAACGCGAATTAAGGATAGGTGGAAGAGACCGCGAAGCGTGAACAGCTAACGTGGATGAGGCGTAGATGGCTGATGAGCGTTATGGCCAGGCGGATGAAATACGGGTCGGGTGGAGTTAATACGAAAGCGAAGCCTGATTACTGCTCGGGTATCCACGATTAAGATGGGATGGGAAGGGATGGGAAGGGATGGGAAGGGATGGTATAGTTGATCGAACGGAAGGGTATGGGCTGCCTGATCACCTCGCAATTGGCAAAATGGGTGGATCGAGGATGGAAAAGGAGTCAAACGtggatgaagaagaagtAGAGCGGATGGAAGGCGACGAGGCCgaagagtcgtgagtcaagACGGCGAGCACAGAGCCGAGGAGAAGAGAGCGAATCGAGAATTGTTCGCAAACACGGACGATGACAGTCATGCAGACCAAAGTGCGCCTCACGCCTTGGAACAATGCAAAACAACCACGACTCACGAACACGAATCGAGAGTGGGGGCTGGCTGGCCTACTCGTTCAtaaattcacgattcgtgattaggAATAACTAAAGTGA from Mycosarcoma maydis chromosome 9, whole genome shotgun sequence harbors:
- a CDS encoding putative Ras-related protein Rab-18, whose product is MSSSNDVPTLKILLIGASSVGKSSLLLRFTDDEFLSPEETTATIGVDYRIKGIEVGGKRFKLSIWDTAGQERFRTLTSSYYRGAQGVIITYDVTQRDTFDALPTWFNELETFTTSDDVVKVIVGNKVDKEFSRVVTTKEGQEFAEKMGCLFVECSAKKGVGVNGAFDELVNRIISTPSLWQKTAPGERRPGDRMPGGAPAAHAADSSRGNISLTDPTGYVGYGLGVARDSCSC